One part of the bacterium genome encodes these proteins:
- the sugE gene encoding quaternary ammonium compound efflux SMR transporter SugE, which yields MPWIYLIVAGLLEVTWALGMKKSEGFTKLWPSLFTVAAMILSFYFLAKALNRIPIGTAYAIWTAIGAVGVAIWGMVFFGESAAWPRLLCLALVVAGIFGLKMTSG from the coding sequence ATGCCTTGGATCTACCTTATCGTCGCCGGTTTATTGGAAGTCACCTGGGCCCTCGGGATGAAGAAGTCCGAGGGCTTCACCAAGCTTTGGCCCAGCCTTTTCACGGTCGCGGCCATGATCCTGAGCTTTTATTTTCTGGCCAAGGCTTTGAACCGGATTCCCATCGGCACGGCTTACGCCATTTGGACCGCCATCGGAGCGGTGGGAGTGGCGATTTGGGGGATGGTCTTCTTCGGCGAATCGGCGGCTTGGCCGCGCTTGCTCTGCCTGGCCTTGGTGGTCGCCGGCATCTTCGGCCTGAAGATGACTTCGGGGTAG